In Bos indicus isolate NIAB-ARS_2022 breed Sahiwal x Tharparkar chromosome 2, NIAB-ARS_B.indTharparkar_mat_pri_1.0, whole genome shotgun sequence, a single genomic region encodes these proteins:
- the HNRNPA3 gene encoding heterogeneous nuclear ribonucleoprotein A3 isoform X3, which yields MRDPQTKRSRGFGFVTYSCVEEVDAAMCARPHKVDGRVVEPKRAVSREDSVKPGAHLTVKKIFVGGIKEDTEEYNLRDYFEKYGKIETIEVMEDRQSGKKRGFAFVTFDDHDTVDKIVVQKYHTINGHNCEVKKALSKQEMQSAGSQRGRGGGSGNFMGRGGNFGGGGGNFGRGGNFGGRGGYGGGGGGSRGSYGGGDGGYNGFGGDGGNYGGGPGYSSRGGYGGGGPGGYGNQGGGYGGGGGGYDGYNEGGNFGGNYGGGGNYNDFGNYSGQQQSNYGPMKGGSFGGRSSGSPYGGGYGSGGGSGGYGSRRF from the exons ATGAGAGACCCCCAAACAAAACGTTCCAGGGGCTTTGGTTTTGTGACTTATTCTTGTGTTGAAGAAGTGGATGCAGCGATGTGTGCTCGACCGCACAAGGTTGATGGGCGAGTAGTGGAACCAAAGAGAGCTGTTTCTAGAGAG gatTCTGTAAAGCCTGGTGCCCATCTAACAGTGAAGAAAATTTTTGTTGGTGGTATTAAAGAAGATACAGAAGAATATAATTTGAGAGACTACTTTGAAAAGTATGGCAAGATTGAAACCATAGAAGTTATGGAAGACAGGCAGAGTGGGAAAAAGAGAGGATTTGCTTTTGTAACTTTTGATGATCATGATACAGTTGATAAAATTGTTG ttcaGAAATACCACACTATTAATGGGCATAATTGTGAAGTGAAAAAGGCCCTTTCTAAACAAGAGATGCAATCTGCTGGATCACAAAGAG GTCGTGGAGGTGGATCTGGCAACTTTATGGGTCGTGGAGGAAACTTTGGAGGTGGTGGAGGAAACTTTGGCCGTGGTGGAAACTTTGGTGGAAGAG GAGGctatggtggtggaggtggtggcagCAGAGGGAGCTATGGAGGAGGCGATGGTGGATATAATGGATTTGGAGGGGATG GTGGCAACTATGGCGGTGGTCCTGGTTATAGTAGTAGAGGAGGTTACGGTGGTGGTGGACCAGGAGGATATGGAAACCAAGGTGGTggctatggtggtggtggtggaggataTGATGGTTACAATGAAGGAGGAAATTTTGGAG GTAACTATGGTGGTGGTGGAAACTATAATGATTTTGGAAATTATAGTGGACAACAGCAGTCAAATTATGGACCCATGAAAGGGGGTAGTTTTGGTGGAAGAAGCTCGGGCAGTCCCTATGgtg GTGGTTATGGATCTGGTGGTGGAAGTGGTGGATATGGTAGCAGAAGGTTctaa
- the HNRNPA3 gene encoding heterogeneous nuclear ribonucleoprotein A3 isoform X2: protein MEGHDPKEPEQLRKLFIGGLSFETTDDSLREHFEKWGTLTDCVVMRDPQTKRSRGFGFVTYSCVEEVDAAMCARPHKVDGRVVEPKRAVSREDSVKPGAHLTVKKIFVGGIKEDTEEYNLRDYFEKYGKIETIEVMEDRQSGKKRGFAFVTFDDHDTVDKIVVQKYHTINGHNCEVKKALSKQEMQSAGSQRGRGGGSGNFMGRGGNFGGGGGNFGRGGNFGGRGGYGGGGGGSRGSYGGGDGGYNGFGGDGGNYGGGPGYSSRGGYGGGGPGGYGNQGGGYGGGGGGYDGYNEGGNFGGNYGGGGNYNDFGNYSGQQQSNYGPMKGGSFGGRSSGSPYGGGYGSGGGSGGYGSRRF, encoded by the exons GGTCATGATCCCAAGGAACCAGAGCAGTTGAGAAAGCTGTTTATTGGTGGTCTGAGCTTTGAAACTACAGATgatagcttaagagaacattttgAGAAATGGGGCACACTTACAGATTGTGTG gtGATGAGAGACCCCCAAACAAAACGTTCCAGGGGCTTTGGTTTTGTGACTTATTCTTGTGTTGAAGAAGTGGATGCAGCGATGTGTGCTCGACCGCACAAGGTTGATGGGCGAGTAGTGGAACCAAAGAGAGCTGTTTCTAGAGAG gatTCTGTAAAGCCTGGTGCCCATCTAACAGTGAAGAAAATTTTTGTTGGTGGTATTAAAGAAGATACAGAAGAATATAATTTGAGAGACTACTTTGAAAAGTATGGCAAGATTGAAACCATAGAAGTTATGGAAGACAGGCAGAGTGGGAAAAAGAGAGGATTTGCTTTTGTAACTTTTGATGATCATGATACAGTTGATAAAATTGTTG ttcaGAAATACCACACTATTAATGGGCATAATTGTGAAGTGAAAAAGGCCCTTTCTAAACAAGAGATGCAATCTGCTGGATCACAAAGAG GTCGTGGAGGTGGATCTGGCAACTTTATGGGTCGTGGAGGAAACTTTGGAGGTGGTGGAGGAAACTTTGGCCGTGGTGGAAACTTTGGTGGAAGAG GAGGctatggtggtggaggtggtggcagCAGAGGGAGCTATGGAGGAGGCGATGGTGGATATAATGGATTTGGAGGGGATG GTGGCAACTATGGCGGTGGTCCTGGTTATAGTAGTAGAGGAGGTTACGGTGGTGGTGGACCAGGAGGATATGGAAACCAAGGTGGTggctatggtggtggtggtggaggataTGATGGTTACAATGAAGGAGGAAATTTTGGAG GTAACTATGGTGGTGGTGGAAACTATAATGATTTTGGAAATTATAGTGGACAACAGCAGTCAAATTATGGACCCATGAAAGGGGGTAGTTTTGGTGGAAGAAGCTCGGGCAGTCCCTATGgtg GTGGTTATGGATCTGGTGGTGGAAGTGGTGGATATGGTAGCAGAAGGTTctaa
- the HNRNPA3 gene encoding heterogeneous nuclear ribonucleoprotein A3 isoform X1, whose translation MEVKPPPGRPQPDSGRRRRRRGEEGHDPKEPEQLRKLFIGGLSFETTDDSLREHFEKWGTLTDCVVMRDPQTKRSRGFGFVTYSCVEEVDAAMCARPHKVDGRVVEPKRAVSREDSVKPGAHLTVKKIFVGGIKEDTEEYNLRDYFEKYGKIETIEVMEDRQSGKKRGFAFVTFDDHDTVDKIVVQKYHTINGHNCEVKKALSKQEMQSAGSQRGRGGGSGNFMGRGGNFGGGGGNFGRGGNFGGRGGYGGGGGGSRGSYGGGDGGYNGFGGDGGNYGGGPGYSSRGGYGGGGPGGYGNQGGGYGGGGGGYDGYNEGGNFGGNYGGGGNYNDFGNYSGQQQSNYGPMKGGSFGGRSSGSPYGGGYGSGGGSGGYGSRRF comes from the exons GGTCATGATCCCAAGGAACCAGAGCAGTTGAGAAAGCTGTTTATTGGTGGTCTGAGCTTTGAAACTACAGATgatagcttaagagaacattttgAGAAATGGGGCACACTTACAGATTGTGTG gtGATGAGAGACCCCCAAACAAAACGTTCCAGGGGCTTTGGTTTTGTGACTTATTCTTGTGTTGAAGAAGTGGATGCAGCGATGTGTGCTCGACCGCACAAGGTTGATGGGCGAGTAGTGGAACCAAAGAGAGCTGTTTCTAGAGAG gatTCTGTAAAGCCTGGTGCCCATCTAACAGTGAAGAAAATTTTTGTTGGTGGTATTAAAGAAGATACAGAAGAATATAATTTGAGAGACTACTTTGAAAAGTATGGCAAGATTGAAACCATAGAAGTTATGGAAGACAGGCAGAGTGGGAAAAAGAGAGGATTTGCTTTTGTAACTTTTGATGATCATGATACAGTTGATAAAATTGTTG ttcaGAAATACCACACTATTAATGGGCATAATTGTGAAGTGAAAAAGGCCCTTTCTAAACAAGAGATGCAATCTGCTGGATCACAAAGAG GTCGTGGAGGTGGATCTGGCAACTTTATGGGTCGTGGAGGAAACTTTGGAGGTGGTGGAGGAAACTTTGGCCGTGGTGGAAACTTTGGTGGAAGAG GAGGctatggtggtggaggtggtggcagCAGAGGGAGCTATGGAGGAGGCGATGGTGGATATAATGGATTTGGAGGGGATG GTGGCAACTATGGCGGTGGTCCTGGTTATAGTAGTAGAGGAGGTTACGGTGGTGGTGGACCAGGAGGATATGGAAACCAAGGTGGTggctatggtggtggtggtggaggataTGATGGTTACAATGAAGGAGGAAATTTTGGAG GTAACTATGGTGGTGGTGGAAACTATAATGATTTTGGAAATTATAGTGGACAACAGCAGTCAAATTATGGACCCATGAAAGGGGGTAGTTTTGGTGGAAGAAGCTCGGGCAGTCCCTATGgtg GTGGTTATGGATCTGGTGGTGGAAGTGGTGGATATGGTAGCAGAAGGTTctaa